One window of Leptospira yasudae genomic DNA carries:
- a CDS encoding flavin reductase family protein: MKITDEVFKNALSHFPSGVTVITYSHLGKNGGLTVSSFSSLSLSPPLILFCLQKNISSHDPIRSSGKFVVNILAQGQDSLSNQFASGKTDKHALIEELECKTGELSLPILPGTLSHIECEVDQFIDGGDHSIVIGRVISAGSDDDRRPLLYYRRNYYSI, translated from the coding sequence ATGAAAATCACGGACGAAGTTTTTAAGAACGCGCTTTCTCATTTCCCGTCGGGCGTAACGGTCATAACGTATTCTCATCTCGGCAAAAACGGCGGTTTGACCGTGAGCAGTTTTAGTTCCCTTTCCTTAAGTCCTCCTTTGATTCTTTTTTGTCTTCAGAAGAATATCTCAAGCCACGATCCGATTCGCAGTTCGGGAAAATTCGTCGTGAACATTCTTGCACAAGGACAGGATTCTCTTTCCAATCAATTCGCTTCGGGAAAGACGGATAAGCATGCTTTGATCGAAGAACTCGAATGCAAAACGGGAGAATTGTCCTTACCGATTTTGCCGGGAACGCTTTCTCATATCGAATGCGAAGTGGATCAATTCATCGACGGGGGAGATCATTCGATCGTGATCGGCAGAGTGATTTCGGCGGGATCGGATGATGATCGTCGCCCATTGTTGTATTATAGAAGAAATTATTATTCGATTTGA
- a CDS encoding DUF3089 domain-containing protein produces the protein MTRILLRSSVILCLPFFLSCLWLIRPSGNFEEHDPPEKPDYSLFSSWAALPQTDDDADRVPSESNLKDEQSNAPVDVFFIHPTTFYGREWNAKLENERVNRRTDEGTIQKQASVFNCCAKIYAPRYRQATLYSFLDPDNGKRSLELAYQDILTSFDYYLKQWNGGRPFIIASHSQGTHHAIRLLKDRIDGTVLSQKFVAAYLVGGAVPIDSYRTIPTCKTSSQTGCFVSWRTFGEDAEIPKLPHDPKGETVCINPISWKEDEILAEAGQHPGGVNAEFKTIERQLCSARCSKGILRISKPNAPGFSRWIGENYHIFDYGIFYQSIRDNVSKRIQTFLEEKKN, from the coding sequence ATGACACGAATCCTATTGAGATCTTCCGTAATTCTATGTTTGCCCTTCTTCCTTTCCTGCCTTTGGTTGATACGACCTTCGGGAAATTTTGAAGAACACGATCCTCCGGAAAAACCGGACTATTCCCTTTTTTCTTCCTGGGCTGCGCTTCCGCAAACCGACGACGATGCGGACCGGGTTCCGTCCGAATCGAACCTCAAGGACGAACAGAGCAATGCTCCCGTCGACGTATTCTTTATCCACCCCACTACGTTTTACGGAAGAGAATGGAACGCAAAATTAGAGAATGAAAGAGTCAATCGAAGAACGGACGAAGGGACGATCCAAAAACAAGCGAGCGTATTCAATTGCTGCGCGAAGATCTACGCCCCCCGTTACAGACAGGCCACCTTGTATTCGTTTCTCGATCCGGACAACGGAAAACGTTCTTTAGAATTAGCATATCAAGATATTCTCACATCCTTCGATTATTATCTGAAACAATGGAACGGAGGAAGACCCTTCATCATCGCGTCCCACAGCCAAGGCACGCATCACGCGATCCGGCTTTTAAAGGATAGAATCGACGGCACCGTTCTTTCGCAAAAATTCGTGGCCGCCTATTTGGTCGGAGGCGCCGTTCCGATCGATTCGTATCGAACCATACCGACTTGCAAAACTTCATCGCAAACCGGCTGTTTTGTCAGCTGGAGAACGTTCGGCGAAGATGCGGAAATTCCGAAACTTCCGCACGATCCGAAAGGAGAAACCGTCTGCATCAATCCGATCAGTTGGAAAGAAGACGAAATTCTCGCGGAAGCCGGCCAACATCCCGGAGGGGTCAACGCGGAATTTAAAACGATCGAACGCCAACTTTGCAGCGCCCGGTGTTCAAAAGGAATTTTACGAATTTCTAAACCGAATGCTCCCGGTTTTTCAAGATGGATCGGTGAAAACTATCATATCTTCGATTACGGAATTTTTTATCAGAGCATTCGAGACAATGTTTCGAAACGAATCCAAACGTTTCTGGAGGAAAAGAAGAATTGA
- the yqeK gene encoding bis(5'-nucleosyl)-tetraphosphatase (symmetrical) YqeK has translation MTSRELEARTQEFKKIVPTEITVTRWEHSLRVAEIAKELALIHSQEEAELAYLAGIVHDITKQKTPEFHLTLFKESGQEELEKLPSAAWHAYSASIYLKSQYDLKHEGVLSAVRNHTLGAETPGPLDLILYAADFLGSDYAEKNPLYPDWREQARKNLYLGVLCKAKNTMEDLIASRKTIHPRTVFTYNLAVSKCSQ, from the coding sequence ATGACTTCCCGAGAACTGGAAGCGAGAACCCAGGAATTTAAGAAGATCGTTCCCACGGAAATTACAGTTACGAGATGGGAACATTCGTTGCGCGTCGCGGAAATAGCGAAAGAACTCGCGCTCATTCATTCTCAAGAAGAAGCGGAACTCGCATATCTTGCGGGAATCGTTCACGATATCACGAAACAAAAAACTCCGGAATTTCATCTAACGTTATTCAAGGAATCGGGACAAGAAGAACTGGAAAAACTTCCTTCCGCGGCCTGGCACGCCTATTCCGCGTCGATCTATCTCAAATCACAATACGATCTAAAACACGAAGGAGTTTTATCCGCCGTGCGCAATCATACCTTGGGAGCGGAAACTCCCGGCCCTCTCGATCTGATCTTATATGCCGCAGATTTTTTAGGCTCGGATTACGCTGAAAAAAATCCTCTCTATCCGGATTGGAGAGAACAAGCCCGGAAGAACTTATATTTAGGCGTCTTGTGTAAGGCGAAGAATACGATGGAGGATTTGATCGCTTCCCGAAAAACGATTCATCCGAGAACCGTATTCACGTATAACCTCGCCGTTTCCAAATGTTCGCAATAA
- a CDS encoding SDR family oxidoreductase encodes MKPKRLEGKVALVAGATRGAGRGIAIALGEEGATVYVTGRSVRGNLSEMNRKETIEETAEIINGSGGKAIWVRTDHTKPEEVKSLIEKIDREQGKLDILINDVWGGDPYIQWEKKFWEHSLENGLKVQRTCLDSHLITNFFAAPLMIRNASGLVVEITDGTDYRYRGNVYYTLVKSSVINLARSLSEELKPHGIAVVAITPGFLRSEAMLDYFGVGESNWKDAVLKDPHFIASETPAYIGRVVACLAADENAFFKTGTATSSWKLSEEYDFEDKDGTRPHWGRYFKEKFGEDI; translated from the coding sequence ATGAAACCGAAACGTTTGGAAGGCAAGGTCGCGCTTGTCGCCGGAGCCACAAGAGGTGCGGGACGCGGAATCGCGATCGCATTGGGAGAAGAGGGTGCGACCGTTTACGTCACGGGTCGAAGCGTTCGAGGAAATCTTTCGGAGATGAATCGAAAAGAAACGATCGAAGAAACCGCGGAGATCATCAATGGCTCGGGAGGAAAGGCGATCTGGGTGCGCACCGATCATACGAAACCCGAGGAAGTAAAATCCCTGATCGAAAAAATCGATCGGGAACAAGGGAAACTCGACATTCTCATCAACGATGTTTGGGGCGGAGATCCTTACATTCAATGGGAGAAAAAATTTTGGGAACATTCTCTGGAGAACGGTCTAAAGGTGCAACGGACTTGTCTAGATTCCCATCTAATCACCAATTTTTTCGCGGCTCCTTTGATGATTCGAAACGCTTCCGGGCTCGTGGTCGAGATCACGGACGGAACGGATTACCGTTATCGGGGAAACGTATATTATACTTTGGTTAAGTCTTCCGTAATCAATCTTGCGCGTTCCCTTTCGGAGGAATTAAAACCGCACGGGATCGCCGTCGTCGCGATCACTCCCGGTTTTCTCCGATCGGAGGCGATGCTCGATTATTTCGGGGTAGGAGAATCGAATTGGAAGGACGCCGTTCTAAAAGATCCGCATTTTATCGCTTCGGAAACTCCCGCTTACATCGGCCGAGTGGTAGCGTGTTTGGCGGCGGACGAGAATGCGTTTTTCAAAACGGGAACCGCCACGAGTTCTTGGAAACTTTCGGAAGAATACGATTTCGAGGACAAGGACGGAACCAGGCCGCACTGGGGCAGATACTTTAAGGAGAAATTCGGAGAAGATATATGA
- a CDS encoding helix-turn-helix transcriptional regulator, giving the protein MRADRLLSILLQLQAKGRISSRDLAKKLEVSERTIHRDMEALSASGVPVFAERGSKGGWELSEGYRTNLTGMKKEEIFSMILTSSTRIASDLGKKKDFDSAFMKFMASLPPAYQQEAEMVRQRIHIDGAGWGCAEEEFPFLPLIQEAVWQEKKVILRYRSDEESKKRIILPLGLVAKGKTWYLAAKYGKEFRTFRISRILEAKLGDSFERPKKFDLEKYWQESTRNFFSKLPTYPIRLKVRTDRFEFFRMISYGRILEYSTINKDWIEVKADLETKELALHHILGLGDSAILIEPKELKKEILSQAEKISESYST; this is encoded by the coding sequence ATGCGTGCGGACCGATTACTCTCCATTCTTCTTCAACTCCAAGCCAAAGGGAGAATTTCGTCCCGTGACTTGGCGAAAAAATTGGAAGTCTCGGAACGAACGATCCACAGAGACATGGAAGCGTTGAGCGCCTCGGGCGTTCCCGTTTTTGCGGAACGCGGCTCCAAAGGCGGTTGGGAATTGTCAGAAGGATATCGAACCAACCTGACCGGAATGAAAAAGGAAGAAATCTTTTCGATGATTTTGACGAGCTCCACACGCATCGCTTCGGACCTCGGCAAGAAAAAAGATTTCGACTCCGCCTTTATGAAATTCATGGCCTCTCTTCCTCCCGCGTATCAACAGGAAGCGGAGATGGTTCGACAAAGAATTCACATCGACGGTGCGGGCTGGGGCTGCGCCGAAGAAGAATTTCCGTTTTTACCTTTGATTCAAGAAGCGGTCTGGCAGGAAAAGAAGGTGATTCTCCGGTATCGATCGGACGAAGAATCCAAAAAGAGAATCATTCTTCCTTTGGGACTCGTGGCGAAAGGAAAGACCTGGTATCTCGCCGCGAAATACGGAAAAGAATTCAGAACGTTCCGCATTTCCAGAATCTTGGAAGCGAAACTCGGAGATTCCTTCGAACGACCGAAAAAATTCGATCTCGAAAAATACTGGCAGGAAAGCACGCGCAACTTCTTTTCCAAACTTCCCACCTACCCGATCCGACTCAAAGTCCGAACGGATCGATTCGAATTTTTCAGAATGATTTCGTACGGTAGAATATTAGAATATTCAACTATAAACAAGGACTGGATCGAGGTGAAGGCCGATCTCGAAACCAAGGAACTCGCGCTTCATCATATCCTCGGCCTGGGTGATTCCGCGATTCTGATCGAACCGAAAGAACTCAAAAAGGAAATTCTTTCCCAAGCCGAAAAGATATCCGAGTCTTATTCGACCTGA
- a CDS encoding 7TM diverse intracellular signaling domain-containing protein gives MKQKFSSLFALGILFFPLLFADCSNPISTKIAPHAEKGVLDLREWNFDTDGIVKLDGEWSFVWKELSLSKPESKSADSKSYFVSVPDNWNSYSEIPDMNSVSVYGYGTYTLKVLLSEDQNPLSIRFQDVGTAGALWVDGVKLIRSGVVGTDENTSRPQYLPRYAEFKPGGKEILIQVEVSNFHHFKGGIWETIRLGSKKDISGYREDRWTTEMFLFGSIAIMALYHFGLFSLRRKDKSSLYFGLFCFVIVIRLLMTGERFILQKFPEIPWELGSKVEYLSFYLAWPIFQKYMDTIFPEDMSPIVWKISAAVVGVFSLVILFFPTKIFALTLIPYQLVLLVYTLVFFFWLGRFIYRKRDGAIIASLGALALIAAAVNDILQSQTMVSTGYYLPLGLFTFIFAQSYMLSLKFSAAFVSIENLSADLKATNRSYSRFVPLEFLNFLGKKNITEIELGDQTQREMTILFSDIRSFTELSEKMTPKDNFDFLNSYMGRMGPIIRKHGGFVDKYLGDGIMALFPDSPDNALEAALEMKLELDRHNQSRLERNYEPIRIGIGIHTGVLMLGTIGEVERMDGTVISDAVNLASRIEGLTKKYGVDILLSDDSFRKIRNRVKYAFKELGKVSVKGKENLVGVYQVE, from the coding sequence ATGAAACAGAAATTTTCGTCCTTATTCGCGTTAGGAATTCTTTTCTTTCCGCTTCTCTTTGCCGATTGTTCCAATCCGATTTCTACGAAGATCGCTCCTCACGCGGAGAAAGGAGTTTTGGATTTGCGAGAATGGAATTTCGATACGGACGGAATCGTTAAATTGGACGGAGAATGGTCCTTTGTCTGGAAGGAATTAAGTCTTTCCAAACCGGAATCAAAGTCGGCGGATTCGAAATCGTATTTCGTCTCCGTTCCGGATAACTGGAACTCGTATTCGGAGATTCCGGATATGAATTCCGTATCGGTCTACGGATACGGCACTTACACTTTGAAAGTTTTGTTAAGCGAAGATCAAAATCCGCTTTCGATCCGATTTCAGGACGTCGGCACGGCGGGGGCGCTTTGGGTGGACGGCGTAAAACTGATTCGAAGCGGGGTCGTCGGTACGGACGAGAACACGTCCAGACCTCAGTATCTTCCGCGTTATGCGGAATTCAAACCCGGCGGAAAGGAAATTCTGATTCAGGTGGAAGTGTCGAACTTTCATCACTTTAAGGGGGGAATCTGGGAAACGATTCGGCTCGGAAGTAAAAAAGATATTTCCGGTTACAGAGAGGACCGATGGACCACCGAAATGTTTCTGTTCGGAAGCATTGCGATCATGGCCCTTTATCATTTCGGTTTATTTTCTTTGAGAAGAAAAGATAAATCGAGTTTATACTTCGGACTTTTTTGTTTCGTAATCGTGATCCGTTTGCTGATGACCGGCGAACGATTCATTCTTCAAAAATTTCCCGAGATTCCTTGGGAGCTGGGAAGCAAAGTGGAATATCTTTCCTTTTATCTGGCTTGGCCGATCTTTCAGAAATATATGGATACGATTTTTCCCGAAGACATGAGTCCGATCGTTTGGAAAATCAGTGCGGCCGTAGTCGGCGTATTTTCGCTTGTGATTCTTTTCTTTCCGACCAAGATATTTGCGCTCACTCTCATTCCTTATCAACTCGTCCTTCTGGTTTATACCCTGGTTTTTTTCTTTTGGCTCGGAAGATTTATCTATCGGAAGAGGGACGGGGCGATCATAGCAAGTTTGGGTGCGCTCGCGTTGATTGCGGCCGCCGTCAACGACATTCTTCAGAGTCAAACGATGGTCAGCACGGGATATTATCTTCCTCTCGGGTTGTTCACGTTTATCTTCGCGCAATCCTACATGCTTTCCCTGAAGTTTTCCGCGGCTTTCGTATCGATCGAAAATCTTTCCGCCGACTTAAAGGCGACGAACCGGTCCTATAGCCGTTTTGTTCCTTTGGAATTTCTGAATTTTTTAGGAAAAAAGAATATTACGGAAATTGAATTAGGTGATCAAACGCAAAGGGAGATGACGATTCTGTTTTCGGACATCCGTTCCTTTACCGAACTCTCGGAAAAAATGACTCCTAAGGATAACTTCGATTTCTTGAATTCGTATATGGGAAGGATGGGACCCATCATCCGCAAACACGGCGGTTTCGTGGATAAATATTTAGGAGACGGGATCATGGCGCTTTTTCCGGATTCGCCGGACAACGCTCTCGAAGCCGCGCTCGAAATGAAACTGGAATTGGATCGTCACAATCAGAGCCGATTGGAAAGAAATTACGAACCCATTCGGATCGGGATCGGAATCCACACGGGCGTTTTGATGTTGGGCACGATCGGAGAAGTGGAACGAATGGACGGAACCGTGATTTCGGACGCGGTCAATCTCGCTTCCCGGATCGAAGGTCTTACGAAAAAATACGGAGTCGACATTCTTCTTTCGGATGATAGTTTCCGTAAGATCCGAAATCGAGTAAAATACGCTTTTAAGGAATTGGGGAAAGTCTCCGTGAAAGGTAAGGAAAATTTGGTGGGTGTGTATCAGGTCGAATAA
- a CDS encoding dienelactone hydrolase family protein yields the protein MKKAFALFAVIHLFSVSLAAKTASKNIVYQEGETMLEGYIAYPDLDVKKKVPGVLVVHDWMGIGENSKMRADKLAGLGYVALAVDIYGKGVKPKGMEEAAKLANSYKQDRKLMRARILAALETLKAQPEVDVQNIAAIGYCFGGTVALELARSGAPISGTVSFHGGLATPNPDDAKNIKGKILALHGADDPFVKKEEVEAFQEEMRNAKIDWQFVSYGGAVHSFTIKEAGNDNSKGAAYNAKADKRSWNELLTFFAETFRKSRD from the coding sequence ATGAAAAAAGCGTTCGCTCTATTCGCGGTCATTCATTTATTTTCCGTTTCTCTCGCGGCAAAAACCGCTTCCAAAAACATCGTCTACCAAGAAGGCGAAACGATGTTGGAAGGATACATCGCTTATCCCGATCTCGACGTGAAAAAGAAAGTTCCCGGCGTCTTGGTCGTTCATGATTGGATGGGAATCGGAGAGAATTCGAAAATGCGCGCGGATAAACTCGCGGGACTCGGATACGTGGCTCTTGCGGTGGATATCTACGGAAAAGGCGTAAAACCGAAGGGAATGGAAGAAGCGGCTAAATTAGCGAATTCTTATAAACAAGATCGTAAACTGATGCGCGCGAGAATTCTCGCGGCTTTGGAAACTCTGAAAGCGCAGCCGGAAGTCGACGTTCAAAACATCGCTGCGATCGGCTATTGTTTCGGAGGAACCGTCGCCTTGGAACTTGCGAGAAGCGGAGCGCCGATTTCCGGAACGGTCAGTTTTCACGGAGGACTTGCGACGCCGAACCCGGACGATGCGAAAAATATTAAAGGAAAAATCTTGGCTCTGCACGGAGCGGACGATCCGTTCGTCAAAAAAGAGGAAGTAGAAGCGTTTCAGGAAGAAATGCGAAACGCGAAGATCGACTGGCAATTCGTTTCCTACGGAGGAGCGGTTCATTCGTTCACGATCAAGGAAGCGGGCAACGACAATTCGAAAGGAGCGGCCTACAACGCAAAGGCGGACAAACGTTCTTGGAACGAGTTATTGACCTTTTTTGCGGAAACCTTCCGAAAATCCAGAGACTAA
- a CDS encoding alpha-glucosidase, with protein MTAKKKTSKKKSSDQLDKWWQKTTIYQIYPRSFADTNEDGIGDIPGIISKLDYLRDLGFETIWVSPMYKSPQMDHGYDVSDYYSMAPEYGTVKDAEKLIKEVHKRGMKIVFDMVMNHTSDEHDWFKESRSSRDNPKRDWYIWRDGKGKNKPPNNWSSFVTPKAWNYDKKTDQWYLASFLDFQPDLNYYNPQVKKAMFDVLRFWLKKGVDGFRLDIFHAIFKDRHFRDNPFRFKYIVSENDHDGYFQSRVYTVNHPNNFEFAKELRAVLEEFDGDRFSVGEVAGDDHIIKRYLGEKRDGLNLIFLFETLLLKFKMTFFKGIIKKMEEVYPYPYIPTYVFGNHDQRRYMRKINNNLEKGKLVALFQFTARGVPVTYYGEEIGMTNETIKLTEAQDPLARIYRWLGDTLSEFLGLADIIIRDRARSPMQWDDSPNAGFTTKKAKPWIRVHGNYKERNVLVESEDRDSLLNTYKGILHLRNTSNALREGTLTLIEENVPKDMLVYLRESGAERKLIVFNFGKKPRFFSNPTDCRKYFFSTTPFDHNEFDQFKVPGCSGIVLGNEYIRKK; from the coding sequence ATGACCGCTAAGAAAAAAACTTCCAAAAAAAAATCATCCGATCAGCTCGATAAGTGGTGGCAAAAGACCACGATCTATCAGATTTACCCCCGCTCTTTCGCGGACACGAACGAAGACGGGATCGGGGATATTCCCGGCATTATCTCCAAGTTGGATTATCTCCGCGATCTGGGTTTTGAAACGATCTGGGTTTCTCCTATGTATAAAAGTCCGCAGATGGATCACGGATACGACGTTAGCGACTATTACTCGATGGCTCCCGAATACGGAACGGTGAAAGATGCAGAAAAGCTAATAAAAGAAGTTCATAAGCGCGGAATGAAGATCGTGTTCGATATGGTGATGAATCATACTTCCGATGAACACGATTGGTTTAAGGAGTCTCGCTCAAGCCGCGATAATCCGAAACGGGATTGGTATATTTGGAGGGACGGAAAAGGAAAGAATAAGCCGCCGAACAACTGGAGCTCGTTCGTCACGCCCAAGGCTTGGAACTACGACAAAAAAACGGACCAATGGTATCTCGCGAGCTTTTTGGATTTTCAACCCGATCTGAATTACTACAACCCTCAAGTCAAAAAGGCGATGTTCGACGTTCTGCGTTTTTGGCTGAAGAAGGGAGTGGACGGTTTTCGTCTCGATATCTTTCACGCAATTTTTAAAGACAGACATTTTCGGGACAATCCGTTTCGGTTTAAATACATCGTTTCGGAAAACGATCACGACGGTTACTTTCAAAGCCGCGTTTATACGGTAAATCATCCGAACAACTTCGAATTTGCGAAGGAACTCCGTGCCGTTTTGGAGGAATTCGACGGAGATCGTTTTTCGGTCGGAGAGGTCGCCGGCGACGATCATATCATCAAACGATACTTAGGCGAAAAAAGGGACGGTCTCAATCTCATCTTTTTGTTCGAAACGCTTTTATTGAAGTTCAAGATGACTTTTTTCAAGGGCATCATCAAGAAAATGGAAGAGGTTTATCCGTATCCGTACATTCCGACATACGTTTTCGGAAATCACGATCAAAGACGCTATATGCGCAAGATCAACAACAACCTCGAAAAAGGAAAACTCGTCGCTTTGTTTCAGTTCACCGCAAGAGGAGTTCCGGTCACTTACTACGGGGAAGAGATCGGAATGACGAACGAAACGATCAAACTTACGGAGGCTCAGGACCCTCTCGCGAGAATCTATCGCTGGTTAGGCGATACTCTTTCCGAATTTTTAGGTTTGGCGGACATCATCATTCGGGACCGCGCCCGTTCTCCGATGCAATGGGACGATTCGCCGAACGCCGGTTTTACGACGAAAAAAGCGAAACCCTGGATTCGCGTCCACGGAAATTACAAGGAACGGAACGTTTTAGTCGAATCCGAGGACCGGGATTCCCTTTTGAATACGTACAAAGGAATTCTTCATTTAAGAAATACAAGCAACGCGCTGCGGGAAGGAACGCTGACCTTGATCGAGGAGAACGTTCCCAAGGATATGCTCGTTTATCTCCGGGAATCCGGTGCCGAACGCAAACTGATCGTTTTTAATTTCGGTAAAAAGCCGAGATTCTTTTCCAATCCGACCGATTGCAGAAAGTATTTTTTTTCCACGACCCCGTTTGATCACAACGAATTCGATCAATTTAAGGTTCCGGGTTGTTCTGGAATCGTATTAGGAAACGAGTATATTCGGAAGAAATAA
- a CDS encoding MarR family winged helix-turn-helix transcriptional regulator, which translates to MKQEFAIHLLSRTRDRIQKYLTKEFEKEGIKDLVPAHGGVLYALGNAGEMTMSELATTLDRTNSTVTALLDKMEELKYVKRIQSAEDERVFTAVLTAKGKSTREAVLRASQTTTQKLYKGLLPEEKETFIRLLERIHSNFEK; encoded by the coding sequence ATGAAGCAAGAATTCGCAATTCACCTTCTTTCAAGAACCAGGGACAGAATCCAAAAATACCTCACGAAAGAATTCGAAAAGGAAGGAATCAAGGATCTCGTTCCGGCCCACGGAGGAGTTCTCTACGCGCTTGGAAACGCGGGAGAAATGACGATGAGCGAACTCGCAACAACGTTGGATCGAACCAACTCCACGGTCACTGCGTTATTGGACAAGATGGAGGAATTGAAATACGTGAAACGAATTCAATCCGCGGAAGACGAACGTGTTTTTACGGCGGTATTGACGGCCAAAGGGAAATCGACTCGGGAGGCCGTGTTACGCGCTTCGCAAACGACGACTCAAAAACTCTACAAAGGTCTTCTCCCCGAAGAGAAGGAAACCTTCATCCGTCTTTTGGAAAGAATTCATTCGAATTTTGAAAAGTGA
- the fabG gene encoding 3-oxoacyl-ACP reductase FabG has product MFQDRTIVITGSARGIGKVTAKNFLNKEATVIVSDLDPIQVEKTFHELLRIGKGKVFGKLCDVRDKAQVKELAEFAFQTTGRLDVWINNAGIIKDDLLLRMSEEKWNEVFDVNLRGAFFGTQAAAKYMIKQEYGRIINIGSVSGFYGNGGQANYSAAKAGLMTLTKSSARELASRNVTVNCVASGFIDNDFAANVPKEARQKILDTIPLKIDRNPEEAVSSAIHFFASEEADWITGATLRVDGGMMIGF; this is encoded by the coding sequence ATGTTTCAGGATAGAACGATCGTAATCACCGGCTCCGCAAGAGGAATCGGAAAAGTCACGGCAAAGAATTTTTTAAACAAAGAAGCAACCGTAATCGTTTCCGACTTGGATCCGATCCAAGTGGAAAAAACCTTTCACGAACTTTTGCGGATCGGTAAAGGAAAGGTATTCGGAAAACTCTGCGACGTGCGCGACAAAGCCCAAGTCAAGGAACTCGCCGAATTTGCGTTTCAAACGACGGGAAGACTGGATGTTTGGATCAACAACGCGGGCATCATCAAGGACGATCTTCTTTTGCGGATGAGCGAGGAAAAATGGAACGAAGTCTTCGACGTAAATCTCAGAGGCGCCTTTTTCGGAACGCAAGCCGCGGCAAAGTATATGATAAAACAGGAATATGGAAGAATCATAAACATCGGTTCTGTGTCCGGGTTTTACGGTAACGGAGGACAAGCGAATTATTCCGCCGCTAAAGCGGGCCTTATGACTTTGACGAAATCCTCCGCGAGGGAACTCGCTTCCCGCAATGTCACGGTTAACTGCGTCGCTTCCGGATTTATCGACAACGACTTTGCCGCAAACGTTCCGAAAGAAGCGCGGCAAAAGATCCTCGATACGATTCCTTTGAAGATCGATCGTAATCCGGAAGAAGCCGTCTCCTCCGCGATTCATTTTTTTGCATCGGAAGAAGCCGACTGGATTACGGGAGCGACGCTTCGTGTGGACGGGGGAATGATGATCGGCTTCTAA
- a CDS encoding UDP-3-O-acyl-N-acetylglucosamine deacetylase, which produces MQVFTDLRKISELKESRFAVSLRFPEHFQNSRLPVDRNASYTIQKSFVINGISTLENKPTRITVKPSGGSYSRFTHSGKSYELNPSFCIKGNHNIQLGDVKIIEHPIAFQSAFGLYLDFELEESSFPTFDHCDQVYWDGVLENLQKIGDVPKITVTKPFVAVWDKGYCILEPDDGSGTLFLDHQVSYPGNTVGDSRIQTEMTPEIFAYIASARTTAFRPGAEAEKFYQIGLAGGLKDYPFTLENVILLNEERIFNPREKFIHEGKNYEFMAHELIDILAWIRFVEEEYKGRWIGKMTTFLFDHHKQIDIAQFVCDRKRFSEIGISVL; this is translated from the coding sequence ATGCAGGTTTTCACAGATCTCCGAAAAATTTCCGAACTCAAAGAAAGCCGATTTGCGGTTTCGCTTCGATTTCCCGAACACTTTCAAAACTCGAGATTGCCCGTCGATCGAAACGCTTCTTACACGATTCAAAAATCCTTCGTTATAAACGGAATTTCGACGTTGGAAAACAAACCGACCCGAATTACCGTAAAACCGTCCGGCGGCTCTTATTCCCGTTTTACTCATTCCGGAAAAAGTTACGAACTGAATCCGTCTTTTTGTATAAAAGGAAATCATAATATACAACTCGGCGACGTGAAGATCATCGAACATCCGATCGCATTTCAGTCCGCGTTCGGATTGTATCTGGATTTCGAATTGGAAGAATCCAGTTTTCCCACGTTCGATCATTGCGATCAGGTTTATTGGGACGGGGTTCTGGAGAATTTGCAAAAGATCGGAGACGTTCCGAAGATCACCGTAACCAAACCGTTCGTCGCCGTTTGGGACAAAGGATATTGTATTTTAGAACCCGACGACGGAAGCGGAACCTTGTTTCTGGATCATCAGGTAAGTTACCCTGGAAACACGGTCGGCGACTCGAGAATTCAAACGGAGATGACACCCGAAATTTTCGCATATATTGCTTCCGCAAGAACCACTGCGTTTCGTCCCGGCGCCGAAGCGGAGAAGTTTTATCAGATCGGACTTGCGGGCGGTTTAAAGGATTATCCGTTCACGCTTGAAAACGTAATTTTGTTAAACGAAGAGAGGATTTTCAATCCACGGGAAAAGTTCATCCACGAAGGAAAAAATTACGAATTCATGGCGCACGAGCTGATCGATATTCTTGCGTGGATCCGTTTCGTGGAAGAGGAATACAAAGGAAGATGGATCGGAAAGATGACCACGTTCTTATTCGATCATCACAAACAGATCGACATCGCCCAGTTCGTATGCGATCGAAAGAGATTCTCGGAGATCGGAATTTCCGTTCTTTGA